Within Bradymonas sediminis, the genomic segment CGTCCGTGCTCAAATAGCCCGGACTTTGCATCGGGCCGCTCACCCGAATTTGGCCGACCTCGCCGGCCGCGCACGCGCTGCCATCCTCGGCTTCGATGCGAATCGTGACGCCGTCCAGTGGCGTCCCTGCGGTGTCAAATCGGTCGTCGCCACCGGGTGTGCGCTGGCGGGTCTCGTGCGGCGACAGCGTCGCGATTTGAGAGCCCATTTCGGTCATGCCGTAGGTCGGCAGCGCCGGGATGCCTCGGCGGTGTGCCTCGCGCAAGAGCTCCGCGTCCATCGGACCGCCGCCGATGAGCACTGCGCGCAACCGGGTGCGGATATCAGCATCGGCTTCGTCGAGCAAGCGATAGAGCATCGTCGGCACAAATGAGGCCAGGGTCACGCGCTGCTCGGCGAGGAGCGCGAGGACCTCGGGGGCCGAGAATCCCGGCATCAGCTCAAACGAGGTTCCGTAGATCGCGCTTCGCAGCATGATGGCCAATCCGCCGACGTGGCATAGCGGCAGGCAGCAGAGCCAGTGGTCATCTTCGCACAGCCCCAGGCGCATCGACGACGCGCTTGCGCTGGCCTGATGATTTTGAACGCTCAGCGGCACCGCCTTGGCGTGGCCGCTGGTGCCCGAGGTGAAGAGCACCGTCATGGTATCTTCGCCGTTGATTTGCGCGGGCAGGCATTCGCTTCCAAGCGGCGCGATGGGCGCGCTAAAATCAAGGATATTTGTCGGCGGATGCTTCAACTCAGCGAGGCGACCCGCGTCGTCCACGAGCAATAGCTCCAGCGCGATCTTCGAGAGCTGGATATCCAATTCGGCCGCGCTCGCCTTCGAGTGCAGGGGAACAAGTGTCGCGCCCACCCACAAAATCGCGTGCGCCCAGAAGACAAAATCGAGGCTATTCTGGGAATCTGGCGAGGTCAGGATGCCGACCCGTGAACCACGCGCAACCCCGCGCTCTTGCAGGGCGATCGCGCGGCGCTGGGCCTCACCGGCGAGCTCGGCATAGGTGAGCGCGACGTCGCCGGCGCGCAGCGCGAGCGTGTCACCTCGGTCAATCCATCGTTGCGCGAGCCACGGTCTCATCATGCTCCCTCGGTCGAAGTGAAGGCGACGGTCGGCACAAATCCCAGGCCGTGGGCGCCGCTGAGGATAAACTTCGCGCCTTCGATGCGGTCGGCGTCGGGCGCGGTGTCTTCGCGAAACCACCCGCCGGTGGCGAGGCCGTGCGGGCCTGCGACCTGCGGGAAGGCAGCGGCGAGCTGGGCGACCGCGCGGCGTCCAATCGCGGAGGCGATAAGATTGCTCAGGACCACGCGCACGTCGTTCTCGATCGCCAGGGCGATGAGCTTCGCGCTCGGCAAAAGGCCGCCGAGGGTCGAGGGTTTGAGGACGACGGCGCGCATCGCGCCCCCCTCGATCAATCGCGCGCAGGCCGTGTAGGAATCCGCGCTCTCATCGGCCGCAATGGCCAGGTTGGAGGAGGCGCCTCGTTGCTCGGCTTGGGCGGCGAATTGGGTGAGGAAGTCGTCGAAATCTTCGACGGCGACCGGTTGCTCGACGAGGTCGATGCCGTCGGTCGGGAAGTCGCGCGCGATGGTGTGGGTGATGCCCAGGGCCTCGGCGACCGACCACGCGCCGTTTGCGTCCAGGCGCAACTTGAGCTCCGGGGCGAGGGCGCAGAGGGTGGCGATTTTGGCGATGTCATCGTGCAGCGGGTCGGCGCCGACCTTGACCTTCAGGACTTCGTAGCCTTCTTGGCGCGCGAGGGTCGCGTGCTCCAAAAGCGCGTCGAGCGCCACCGCGCCGACGGTGCTCTGAAGCGCGATGGCGGTCGGCAAATCGCCGACCACCTCGGGGCTGAATCGCTCGTAAATTAGCTGCGCAATCGTCGTTTTTTTATGGCGCGCGAGGGCATCCAAAAGCGCCAGTTCAACGCCAAATCGAAGCGTCGGATATTTGCCAATCTGGGGGAGGGCCGCGTCGAGGTTCTCGATGGATTCGACGCTCACAGCGCCCTCGAGCGCCTCCAAAATCGCAGCGCAATCCGCCACGGTCTCGTCGCTCCAGCCCGGCAGCGGCGCGACTTCCCCGTAACCCATCACCGACGCACCGTCGACCTGAATCGTCGCGCGCAGCACGATGACCTCACGCCGCGTGATCGTCTTTCGCGACGTCACAAAGGGGCGCGTCAGCTCTAGCTCAATCGCGCTGAAGTCGAGGCGCGCAAGCTCGAATGCCTGGCTGCGAATCGTGCTCATCAAATGCCCCCCGAGAGCGCGATGCCGATCGTGTATAAGATGCCGAAAATAATAAGCAATTGCGCGGTTTGGCCCAGCAGCGGGTTGAGCTCGCGCCCGGTCTTTTGCCCGATGGCGCGCACGCGAACAATCGCCAGCGGCAGCGTCAGCAAGGGCAGGAGCACCCAGGCGTTGGCGCCGAAAAACGCGATATGCAGCGGCGGAATCGCGTAGGAGGCGAGCATCAAAATCGCGTATTGCGCGCGCGCGGCGCGCCCGCCGAAGCGCACCGCAAGGGTGTTCTTGCCGACGACGCGGTCGGTGTCCATATCGCGATAATTATTGACCACGAGGATGGCCGTCGACAAAAATCCGATGGGGATCGCGGCGACAAACGACAGCGTCGACCACTCAAGCGCCTGCACAAAATAGGTCGCGCTCACGGCGATGAGGCCGAAGAAGATAAAGACGAAGATATCGCCCAACCCGTTATAGCCCAGCGGATACGGGCCGCCGGTGTAGGCGATGCCCGACAGGATCGACGCGATGCCGATGACGACGATGGGCCAGCCCGCCACCCAGATAAGATAGACGCCGACGAGCGCCGCCAGGGCGAAGGTCAGAGCCGTGGCGTTTCGCACCTTTGTGGCCGAGATGATCCCGGCCTGGACGACGCGCGTCGGCCCGAGGCGGTCCTCGGTATCGGCGCCCTTTTTATCGTCGAAATAATCGTTCGCGAAATTCGTCCCGATCTGAATCAGGCTCGCCCCGATCAATGCGGCCAGCGCAGGGAGAAGAGCAAATTTGCCGGCAGCATACGCCAGCGCGCTACCCACCAATACGGGGACGATGGCCGCCGCCATGGTTTTGGGGCGAGAAGCCATGATCCAGGCTTGGACGGTCGACGGGCGGGATGTGGGGGCGGTGGACATATTTACTGCTATCCAAACGACAAAAAAAGGAGTCTTAAAATTAATTAATCGTGATTCAATGAGACGCGATGGCCGCACCGACGCGCTTTCGCAGGGCGTCGGTGGTCTGCTTATCGAACTCGGGATCGATTTTCACGTGGATGACTTGCAATCCCGGGGTGCCGAACGATTCGTTGAGCGCCTCTTTCAACGCCTCGCTGGTATTGGCCTCGAGCCGGGTGATGGCGCCCGGGAGCATCGCCTCGACCGACAGCGGCGGGGCGGTGGTGAAATGGCGCTCGTGCACCTTCTCGAATTTTGTAATCGGCAGATAGTCGAAGATGGCGCCGCCGGCGTTGTCGACCACCAGCACGGTAGCCTCGACCCCGATCTCGGCGGCCAAAAGTAGCGCGCTGAGGTCGTGTCGAAGGGCGACATCGCCGATGACGATCACCGTGGGCGCGGCGTCATTCGGGGCTTCGTATTGTCGGCCCATCGCCAGGCCCAGGCCGGTCGCGATGATGCCGTCGATGCCATTTAGGCCCCGGTTAAAATGCACGTCGAGCGTAGCGTTTGCGCGGCACATATAGGTGTCGAGGTGGCGCGTCGACATGCTATTCGACACAAAGATCCCCGCTCCCTCCGGCAACTCCTGTCCCAGCGTATCCCAGATGCTCGCCGAGTTTAGCTGAGTAATATCAAGGAGTTGGGTGCTGAGGGTGTCGGCCGCGACGGTGTCGCGTTGGCGATGGGTGTCAACCCAACGCGGTGAACCCGAGATGGTTTGAGAGCCGTCGGCCAGCCGCGCGTTAAGCGCCTCGAAGAAGTTGCGCTCATCGCAGCTTATTTGCTGGGCCGCGAAATGCTCCGGGTCGTTGAGGTCGAGCGTCGGGCCGACCACGATTTGCTCGACCCCGTCGAGATTTCGCAACCATTTTTGCAGCGCCCACAAAAGCGGCGCGCGCCCGGTGCGGATGATAAGGTCCGGCGTCTCATCGGGCGAATACGCCGTATAGGGCGGGCTCGAAAAGAGCAGGTCACCGGCGCTCAAAATATTTGGCCCACGCTCATTCCAATGGCGCATCGCCGAGGTCGGCTCGGCAAAGATCGGCGCGCCGATATTCTCGGCGAAGTCGCGAAGCGCGTCGCGATAATAGGCGCCGCGCTCGTCGGCGCCGGCTAAAATCATCGGCCGCTTCGTGGTCTTCAGCCGCCCCAGCAGGGCAGAAATCGTCGCCGAGTCCGGCGCGCTCAGCCCGGTTGAGATCTGTAAATAGGGGCGGCCGTCCGGGCGCCCCATCGTGGCGACGGGCGCCGTTTTTGCCAGCTCGGTCGGCACAAAGTCGGGGCTGCTCGCCGGGACTTCGATGGGCTCAAGTGGTTTTCGGAACGGGATATTCAGGTGCACCGGCCCGGACTTCGCGTGGGTAAATGCGCGGCAGGCGATGCTGCGCAAATATGTCAGTTTGGAGGCAGTCGCCTCGGGTTGGGCGAAGCCGTGGAACCAGCGGATGCGGTCGCCGAAGAGCTTATGCTGGTCCATCGTCTGCGAGCCGCCGCAATCGTGAAGATCGGCGGGCCGGTCGGCGCTCAGAATAATCAGCGGGATATCGGCCTCGCTGGCCTCACATACGGCCGGAAAATAATTCGCGGCGGCGGTGCCCGAGGTGCAGATAAGCGCCACGGGGCGGCCGGTGGCTTTGGCCAGGCCGAGGGCGAAGAACGCCGCGGAGCGCTCGTCGACGATCGAGATATCGCGAATATCGGGATGCTCGAAGGCCTGGACCACCAGCGGCGTGGAGCGCGAGCCGGGGGAGATGCAGATATCGCGAAGCCCGCAGCGCGCGAGCTCGTCGATCAACGCCCGCGACCAGAGCGTGTTGATATTGGGCGCCAACAGGGCGTCGGTCTGGGCGGGGCGGGTTTGGGTGGAAGAGGTCATCCTAAAACCATGGCTGCGAGGGCGCGCAGGAGCGGCTCGAATTTTGCGCGGGTTTCGGTCCATTCCAGCTCGATATCGCTGTCGCGGGTGATACCGGCACCAGCGAAGAGCAGCGCCTGGGTGTCTCCGGCCAGCGCGCAGCGAAGGGCGACGTCAAACTCGCCGTTCCCCTCAAGGTCCATCCAGCCGAACGTGCCGGCGTAGAGGCCGCGGTCGAAGCCTTCAAATTGGGCGATGAGCTCGCGGGCGAGCTTTCGCGGTGTGCCGCAAACCGCAGGGGTTGGGTGCAGGGCGTCGACGACTTCGGCCAGGCCCACGCCGGGTTTTAGTCTCCCGGAGATATCGCTCAAAAGATGCGACACATTGGTCAGACGTTTGATCTTCGGCGTCGGGTCGCTCGTCAACTCGCTGCAATAGGGCGCCAGCGAGTCGAGGATCATATCAACCACGAATTGATGCTCTTCGAGTTCTTTGGGTTTGTTCAGCAGGGCGTCGCCCTCGTTCGCCTTCGCGGTGCCAGCGAGCGCCATCGTATGAACCTCGCCGTCTTTGACCTGGGCGAGGCGCTCGGGCGTCGCGCCGAAAAATACCGGATAATCCTCGTTTTCGGGCGACGAGATCGCAAAGCGGGTGCAGGTCGGATAGGACTCCGAGAGAAGTTGTAGGGCGGCCCGAAGATCGATGGACTGCGTCATATCCAGACGGACGCGGCGCGCCAGGACGACCTTGGGGGCGACGTGATCTTTGGTGACGCGCTCGACGCCGTAGCAAAAGGTGTCGCGGTCGAGCCAGAGGTGATCTGCGGATTGGGTGGTTGTGAAGCCCAGGCGACCGCTCCGATGGTCGCGCGCTGCCGCCGCCAGCAGCGCCTCCCAACGCTGCCAGATCGCTTCGAGTTTATCTGCCTCGCCGATGATCAGCGCGCTGGTTTTGCCGTCTTTTCGGCGCAGCAATATCTCGGGCAGATAGATCTCGCGGCGGGCGTAGCCGGCCCAACTACTCGCTGGATCCCGGGCGTATTCGGGGTCAAACGCGCTCCAGCCCAGCAGGCGGATCTTATCCTGGTGGGCGAGCGTGTCGGCGTCGGTGAGCGCGTCGCGCAGCGCCCCAAATCGCGAGGCGATGGAGTCCTGCTCGCCCGCGCGCGCGCTGGCCGCGACGCCAAGCCCTAGGAGTTGGTCACCGGCGGCGGTGCTTCGATAATACGAGCGCGCGAGCGTGGCGGAGCGGGCGAAGACAACGCGGAGGTCTTCGCAATCGACCGTTCGGAACGCGGCCGATAGGCGCGCAGGCATCGGGCTATCGGGCTGCGCCGAGGCGGCGCAGTCGTGGGTCGATGTCTTTTCGTTGCGGTCGTTCGCCATAATCCTCAGGCCTTCACGGCGGGGAAATGATCAATAATGCCACGGGAATTTTGAGAAATCCTGCGGACGCTTCTCAAGGAAGGCGTTGCGACCCTCTTGGGCCTCGTCGGTTCCGTAGCCCAGGCGCGTCGCTTCGCCTGCGAAAAGCTGCTGCCCGACGATGCCTTCGTCGGGCATATTGAACGCGTATTTAAGCATCCGCATCGCGGTCGGGCTCTTGGAGTTGATGATATCACCCATCTCCAGCGCGCGCTTCTCAAGGTCGGCGTGGTCGACGACTTCGTTGACCATGCCCATCTGCAGAGCTTCTTCGGCGCTATAGTTTTTGCCTAAAAAGAAGATCTCGCGGGCGCGTTTCTGACCAACCTGACGGGCGAGCAGGGCGGAGCCGTAGCCGGCGTCAAAGCTTGCGACGTCGGGGTCGGTTTGTTTGAAGATCGCGTGCTCACGGCTGGCGATGGTCATATCGCAGACCACGTGCAGGCTATGCCCGCCGCCGACCGCCCAGCCCGGCACCACCGCGATGACGACCTTGGGCATAAAGCGAATCAAGCGCTGAACTTCGAGGATATGCAGGCGCCCAAGCGCAGTCGGGGCTTGCCCTGAAGCGCCATCGTATTTATAGCCGTCTTTTCCGCGCACGGATTGATCGCCGCCAGCGGAGAAAGCCCAGCCGCCGTCTTTGGCCGAGGGGCCGTTTCCGGTGATCAAGACGCAGCCCACGCCCGAGTCGCATCGGGCATGCTCGAGCGCCTGATAAAGGGCGTCGACCGTCTGCGGGCGGAAGGAGTTGCGGCACTCCGGCCGGTTAAAAGCGATGCGCACGGTGCCCTTGGGGCGAATATTTCCGTCGGCGTCGGTTTCGATGGCGCGGTGGTAGGTGATGTCTTCAAAGTCAAACCCTTCGACCGCCCGCCACGCGGAGGGATCGAAGATCTCAGAGACCTTGGTATCCAGAGATTTGTTTTTTTCTGAAGCTTGATTGGTGGTTGCCATAATTTTCTCGGGGATTTATCGAGGTTGGGGTGCGATTCAAAAGGTCACTCTTGACGCCTTCCAATACCCGGTTTAGCATCTTTGGCGCAAAGTTCAAGGCGTCTTGAACTCATTAAACTCAATAAATGTGGCTTTTTATGACTGATGCATCGGCGCTAAAAAATTCATCGTTTTCACCCGCGGGACTGCCTGTTGAGCAGGGGGCAGAACCGACCTTTGGTGCGAGCGAGGCCGGGTTTGTTGCGGCGGTCGAGCGGCGCCTTCGTGAGGCGCTTTTGCTCGGGGAAGATGCGGATTCCGCAGGCGAATTGCTCAGCGAGGCGTCCACGCATCTGACGCTGGCCGACGCTGCCAAGCGTGCGCGGCCTCGACTGCTCTGGTATTTCGCCCGGGCGCTGTCCGAAGGCGATCTCTTCAGTGACGGTCCGGGCGCCCAGGAAGAG encodes:
- a CDS encoding 1,4-dihydroxy-2-naphthoate polyprenyltransferase, with the translated sequence MSTAPTSRPSTVQAWIMASRPKTMAAAIVPVLVGSALAYAAGKFALLPALAALIGASLIQIGTNFANDYFDDKKGADTEDRLGPTRVVQAGIISATKVRNATALTFALAALVGVYLIWVAGWPIVVIGIASILSGIAYTGGPYPLGYNGLGDIFVFIFFGLIAVSATYFVQALEWSTLSFVAAIPIGFLSTAILVVNNYRDMDTDRVVGKNTLAVRFGGRAARAQYAILMLASYAIPPLHIAFFGANAWVLLPLLTLPLAIVRVRAIGQKTGRELNPLLGQTAQLLIIFGILYTIGIALSGGI
- the menC gene encoding o-succinylbenzoate synthase; this translates as MSTIRSQAFELARLDFSAIELELTRPFVTSRKTITRREVIVLRATIQVDGASVMGYGEVAPLPGWSDETVADCAAILEALEGAVSVESIENLDAALPQIGKYPTLRFGVELALLDALARHKKTTIAQLIYERFSPEVVGDLPTAIALQSTVGAVALDALLEHATLARQEGYEVLKVKVGADPLHDDIAKIATLCALAPELKLRLDANGAWSVAEALGITHTIARDFPTDGIDLVEQPVAVEDFDDFLTQFAAQAEQRGASSNLAIAADESADSYTACARLIEGGAMRAVVLKPSTLGGLLPSAKLIALAIENDVRVVLSNLIASAIGRRAVAQLAAAFPQVAGPHGLATGGWFREDTAPDADRIEGAKFILSGAHGLGFVPTVAFTSTEGA
- a CDS encoding isochorismate synthase; the protein is MANDRNEKTSTHDCAASAQPDSPMPARLSAAFRTVDCEDLRVVFARSATLARSYYRSTAAGDQLLGLGVAASARAGEQDSIASRFGALRDALTDADTLAHQDKIRLLGWSAFDPEYARDPASSWAGYARREIYLPEILLRRKDGKTSALIIGEADKLEAIWQRWEALLAAAARDHRSGRLGFTTTQSADHLWLDRDTFCYGVERVTKDHVAPKVVLARRVRLDMTQSIDLRAALQLLSESYPTCTRFAISSPENEDYPVFFGATPERLAQVKDGEVHTMALAGTAKANEGDALLNKPKELEEHQFVVDMILDSLAPYCSELTSDPTPKIKRLTNVSHLLSDISGRLKPGVGLAEVVDALHPTPAVCGTPRKLARELIAQFEGFDRGLYAGTFGWMDLEGNGEFDVALRCALAGDTQALLFAGAGITRDSDIELEWTETRAKFEPLLRALAAMVLG
- the menD gene encoding 2-succinyl-5-enolpyruvyl-6-hydroxy-3-cyclohexene-1-carboxylic-acid synthase, which codes for MTSSTQTRPAQTDALLAPNINTLWSRALIDELARCGLRDICISPGSRSTPLVVQAFEHPDIRDISIVDERSAAFFALGLAKATGRPVALICTSGTAAANYFPAVCEASEADIPLIILSADRPADLHDCGGSQTMDQHKLFGDRIRWFHGFAQPEATASKLTYLRSIACRAFTHAKSGPVHLNIPFRKPLEPIEVPASSPDFVPTELAKTAPVATMGRPDGRPYLQISTGLSAPDSATISALLGRLKTTKRPMILAGADERGAYYRDALRDFAENIGAPIFAEPTSAMRHWNERGPNILSAGDLLFSSPPYTAYSPDETPDLIIRTGRAPLLWALQKWLRNLDGVEQIVVGPTLDLNDPEHFAAQQISCDERNFFEALNARLADGSQTISGSPRWVDTHRQRDTVAADTLSTQLLDITQLNSASIWDTLGQELPEGAGIFVSNSMSTRHLDTYMCRANATLDVHFNRGLNGIDGIIATGLGLAMGRQYEAPNDAAPTVIVIGDVALRHDLSALLLAAEIGVEATVLVVDNAGGAIFDYLPITKFEKVHERHFTTAPPLSVEAMLPGAITRLEANTSEALKEALNESFGTPGLQVIHVKIDPEFDKQTTDALRKRVGAAIASH
- a CDS encoding 1,4-dihydroxy-2-naphthoyl-CoA synthase yields the protein MATTNQASEKNKSLDTKVSEIFDPSAWRAVEGFDFEDITYHRAIETDADGNIRPKGTVRIAFNRPECRNSFRPQTVDALYQALEHARCDSGVGCVLITGNGPSAKDGGWAFSAGGDQSVRGKDGYKYDGASGQAPTALGRLHILEVQRLIRFMPKVVIAVVPGWAVGGGHSLHVVCDMTIASREHAIFKQTDPDVASFDAGYGSALLARQVGQKRAREIFFLGKNYSAEEALQMGMVNEVVDHADLEKRALEMGDIINSKSPTAMRMLKYAFNMPDEGIVGQQLFAGEATRLGYGTDEAQEGRNAFLEKRPQDFSKFPWHY
- the menE gene encoding o-succinylbenzoate--CoA ligase, which encodes MMRPWLAQRWIDRGDTLALRAGDVALTYAELAGEAQRRAIALQERGVARGSRVGILTSPDSQNSLDFVFWAHAILWVGATLVPLHSKASAAELDIQLSKIALELLLVDDAGRLAELKHPPTNILDFSAPIAPLGSECLPAQINGEDTMTVLFTSGTSGHAKAVPLSVQNHQASASASSMRLGLCEDDHWLCCLPLCHVGGLAIMLRSAIYGTSFELMPGFSAPEVLALLAEQRVTLASFVPTMLYRLLDEADADIRTRLRAVLIGGGPMDAELLREAHRRGIPALPTYGMTEMGSQIATLSPHETRQRTPGGDDRFDTAGTPLDGVTIRIEAEDGSACAAGEVGQIRVSGPMQSPGYLSTDADPPEHDLRFIDGWFHTGDMGWLDAEGYLHIEHRISDLIVSGGENVDPTEVARVLRGVDGVRELAVVGVDDPEWGQVVAAVVVRKDSNAPTEPLLQTLKQACAAELAPFKIPRKWRFIDEIPRTATSKTNRHQIRALFATTDGDN